GCATGGTGGTCGAGGTGATGGTCAATCCCGACGGCAAGATCTGGATCGACCGGATCGGGGAGGGGCGCTCGTGGACAGGAGAGCTACTGGCGGCGGCGGACGCCGACCGGATCCTGCGCCTCCTGGCCGATCACGCCGGGGAGGTGGTGACCCGCGACCGGCCGCGGGTCAGCGCGACCCTGCCGGAGACCGGCGAGCGTTTCCAGGGCGCCTTCATGCCGGTCGTGGCGCGGCCGGCTTTCGCGATCCGCAAGCGGCCCGAGGTGGTGTTCACCCTCACCGACTATGTCGAGGGCGGCATGATGAGCGCGAGCCAGGCCGAGACGATCCGGGCCGCGGCCGAGGCGCGCCAAAACCTGCTCATCGTGGGCGGCACCGGGTCGGGCAAGACGACCTTGGCCAACGCCATCCTGGCCGAGCCGGCCTTTGCCGGCGACCGAGTGGTCCTGATCGAAGACACCGCCGAGCTGCAGTGCTCGGCCGCCGACCAGATTCAGATGCTGACCAAGCGCACGGAACCGGCGGTGACCATGACCGACCTGGTGCGCGACACGCTGCGGCTTCGGCCCGACCGCATCGTCATCGGCGAGGTGCGCGACGGCTCGGCGCTGGATCTTTTGAAGGCGTGGAATACCGGTCACCCGGGCGGTTTGGCGACTTTGCACGCCAACAGCGCGGCGGAAGGCCTCAACCGCTTGGAAGACCTAATCGGTGAGGTGACGCAGCGGATTCCGCACCGGGCTATCGGTCAGGCGATCGACCTTGTGATCCACATTGCGCGCACGCCCGGCGGCCGCCGGGTGTCGGAGCTGATGCGGGTGACAGGGTGGGGTGAGGGCGGCTACGTCGTCCAGGCCGCCTAGAGTTCAGGTCGAGAAGGCCGCCTCGACCGCCTGGTGGGCGGCCAGGATTTCAGCGCGAGAGGCCCGGGTCACGCCGGCGTATTCGGCAAAGCGCGGCCAATCGGCCACGGCGGCGCGAACCTCTTCGATGATGGCGTCGATCAGGCGGTCGGAGAGGCTGTGGCGACGACCCAGGGCGCGAACCTGCGCGCGGGTGGGGTTGCGGCCTTCGCCCTCGACGTCGAGGTAGTGCTCGCCGCCAGGGCCTGCTGAATAGGTCAAGTCATAGGCCGGGGCGAGCCGCCATTGGCCTTGCGCATCCATCAGGTAGCTGTGCTGCCGGGTATGGTCGTCCCGGTTGCTCGCCAGCACGTTGAAGACCATGCGCCGGAACGCGGCCTGCAGATCCTCGGCGTGCCGGGTGATGGCGACGGTGGCGCGCAGGAAGAGGTCGTAGCTTGCGGGCGTGCGCCAGGGCGCTTCGACGGCGCCGCTCAGCGAGACCACGTGCAGTCGCTGGCCGGGACGCGGCCGGTCGAACCGGCGGGTCGCGAAATAGCCGGGGCCGGCTTTGGACGGGAGCAGCCGGTAGGGCGCCATGTCGAGGCCGGCGGTTAGGGCCATGGCGGCATAGGCGGCCTCGATCGGCCCAATGTCGGGCGGGTCGCCGGGGGCGGCGAATTTGACGATCCAGGCCTCGTGGCCCGCGGCGGTCTCGCCCTCCGTGATCGAAATCCGTCCCTCGGCATCGAAGCCGACGTGGACCTTGGGCCGCGCGCCGCCCGAGCCGCCGGCCAGGGCTGCCAAGGTGTCGGCAAGCTCGCCTTCGTGACCGGTCAGGATCGCGGTGGACTCTGCGGCCAGGGCGTCGAGGTCGAGGCTCGCCACCTCGGGTGGCGGCGCGGTCGCAGGCCGATAGGTCAGGGCGCCGCGGCCGTGGTCGCCGACGAGCGCCAGGCGGTCGAGCGGGCTCAAGGTCTCGATGCTGACGCCGAGCTTGCTCAGGCGTCGCCGCATGACGAGGTAGCCCCAGCCCTCGGGCAAGCTGTCGGCGAGAAAGCCGTGCAAGCCCTCGAAGTCGCGTCCGCGTGCGGGGTGCAGGCCGGGTTCCGGCGGGTAGAGCAGGGCCGAAACCGGCACAGGCGCCGCGATGAGTTCCGGAGACCATTCCAGTTGCGCCAGGCCGCCGGCCATGGCCAGGCGGCCGACGGGCAGGGCGGCCTGGTCGTCGTCAAATGCCAGACTGGCGGCCAGCGGGGTTCCCGGCGCAAGTTTCATGGCGTCGGCGGCCTGGTCGAGCGTGAGCGGGGCGCCCGTACCCGCCGCGTTGGGACGCGCGCGGCCTGCTGCGCCAGGAGAGCGTCGAGGCTGCTGGCCGCGGGCAGGGGAAAGAGCGCGCCCAGCGCCTCCTCGCAGCGTAGGGCGACGGCGGCCTTCACCATATCCTCCAGCGAAGCCTGTCCCTCGGTCTCAAGCCGCCGCCACGTCCGGTAGGCGACGCCGGCGCGCTGGGCGGCTTCGAGCTGAGGCCAACCCAAGGCGACGCGGCGCGCTTTGATGCGGCCGGCGAGCTCATGCAGTATCTCGGAGGGTGTCTGTAACACCGTCCTTATATGGCCAATTGATCGGGAAAATTCAAGATAATTGTCCAAAAAGTGACGGTCGCGGAAGGCTTCTTTTTGTCGAACTGGAGCGGAGAGCGGCTGTCGGGCGTGCTCGGTCCCGCCGCGTGCCGCGGCTCCTACGGGTCCGCCCCTACGGGCGCTTCGCGCCGCCAGCCGCTCGACGGCGCTTCCCGCCGCGCGCTTTGCGCGGGCTCCTTGCACCCTTCTCTTTTCGTTTAAGTATTACGTGCCTGCGCCCCGAGGCGAACAATCGAACATTGGTATTGTCGGGCGAGTGGGCCTTGTTAGTCTGCAACCTAATGTTGGGGTGAGGTTAGGTCCGTGAAGGCTGATGAGTTTAAGACCTGGCTTCAGGCTCGCCGTTGGCGTGGCCAACCCTTGACGGCAAAGGCCATCCAACACCGCCGAGGCCGGCTCAAGCGGGTCGAACGCTCTCTGGCCGCCATGGGTTTTCCTGACGCCGATGTTGACGAACTGATCGCGCGGGGAGAACTGCCCGCCCTGCTCGCCAAGTTGAGCAGTTATATCGGCTCTCGCGAGGGCGCGCCGCCGGTCAGTCTTGTCCCACAGGCGGAGAACCCTGATGGACAGCTTCGCAACCTGGTGGCGGTCACCCGTCTATACGGCAGGTTCGCCAACGGCGAAGATCCCAATGCCCACGATACCGAGGCCGATGACGTCGAAGACGATACGGCCGAAGTCGGCAGCGACGCTGACGATATCCGCGCTGCGGCGCTCAAGCTCTATATCGATCCGGCGCGTCTGAAGGGCGAGACTGAAGTCTCCATTCGCGCGGGAGATCTACATGACGCTCTAGGCTTACATCAGGCACATGCCAACGTCTGCCAAGCCCTTGGCGGCGCCAAATTTCAGCAGTTGGCCAAGGTGCTGCCCCCACGCGTCGAGGGGCCGGGCCAAAGCACAACGACGACCTACCATTTCAGCCTTCGACCGGGTTCGGCGCTGGCGACAGAAGGGGCCGCCGCGGTGACCAAGCCCACCAACCTTATTTTCTACGGACCGCCGGGCACGGGTAAGACCTACCGGACCGCGCTGGAGGCTGTGCGCCTGTGCGATGGCGATATGCCCGACGAACGCAGTGATCTGATGCGTCGCTACGGCGAACTCGAGCGGGAGGGCCGGATCGGCTTCGTCACGTTCCACCAAAGCTTCTCCTACGAGGACTTTGTCGAGGGGCTGCGCCCGGAGACCGCCGCATCCGAGATCAACGGCTCAGCCGGCTTCCGGCTGGAACCCCGCAACGGCGTCTTCCGCGAGATGGCCGCGCTGGCCGATCAGGCACGTCTGGCAGCCTCGGCGCCGCGGAAAGCCGGCGGCCTGGACCTGGCCGGCCGGCGGTTCTGGAAGATGGGGCTGGGCGCGATCGGGACCCAGGATCACATCTACGACGAGGCCATCGCGGGCAACTACGTCGTCTTGGGCTGGGGCGGAGACGTGGACTGGAGCGATGCGGCCTATGAAGACATCGGGGCGGTCCGGGCCAAGTGGGCAGAGGTCGCCCCGCCGGACAGTCAGCCGAGCAATGTCTCGCAGCTTCACCCGTTCCGCTCTGAGATGAAGAAGGGCGACATCATCATCGTCCCCTATGGCAACACCGCCTTCCGGGCGATCGGGGAGGTCACGGGCGATTACGCCTTCGTGGCCAACCCCGACGGTGAGTACAACCATCGCCGTCAGGTCAACTGGCTCCTCAAGCTCGAAAAGCCGCTGCCGCTCGACAGCATTGTGGAGGGGGCCTTCACGATGCGAACCCTCTATCCGATCAACGCGAGCCGCATCCGTATGGAAGCGGTGTCGCGCTTGATTGGCGGCCCAGGAGATGCCGAGACCGGCGCGCCGGGCGTGGCCCCAGCGTTCGTGCTGGTGATCGACGAGATCAATCGCGCCAACATCTCCAAGGTGTTTGGCGAGCTGATCACCCTGCTCGAGGCCGACAAGCGTCTCGGCATGGAAAACGAAATCCGGGTCAAGCTGCCCTATTCCGGGGAGATGTTCGGCGTGCCGGCGAACCTCCACCTGATCGGCACCATGAACACGGCCGACCGCTCGATCGCGCTTCTCGACACGGCGCTTCGCCGCCGGTTCACCTTCGAGGAGATCATGCCCGACCCCGATCTGCTGAGGGCAGCGGCCCGGCGCACGGGGGTGGATCTGGTCGCGGTGCTGAAGGCGGTGAATGAGCGGATCGAGTATCTGTTCGACCGCGAGCACCAAGTCGGCCACGCCTTCTTCATGGCCTGCCAGGATCGTCACGACGTCGATGCGGTCATGCGCGATCGCGTCATTCCGCTGCTGCAGGAGTATTTCTTCGAAGACTGGTCGCGGCTAGCGATGGTGCTGGGCGAGCGGGAGGGGGCCAAGGAGGGCGCCTTCCTCAATTGCGATCGCATCCCGCCGCCGCCGGGCTTCGACGGCGAGGATCGCTGGCGGTGGTCGGTGCGTCCGTCCTTCGCGCCAGACGCCTACCAACGTCTGCTCGGCCATGCGGCCGTGAGCACCCCCGCCAATGAGGAGGCTGCCGGCGCGGCCGAAACAGCGGCGGCCGAATGACCCATCTCTCGATCCTGGAATGGGATCGGGTCGCGGTCGGGGAGGGCCGTTTCTCCCGCCGCCAGGCCGATCAGCTGCTGGCCGCGGCGCGGTCGCACCCGCTTGGCGGCGCTGAGGGGACCAATATCCTGATCGATCATCACCGTTGGCTCAGAAGCCAACAGGTGGTCGGCATCGTCGCGGGTGAAGGCTGTAGCCTAGAGATTTTGCCGAAGATCGATCAGCTCGGCGACGCTGGGTCCTCGGAGGGCCGCGCCGGGCTGCGCCATCGTTTGGTGCAGATGTTGGACGTGGCCCTGGGCCTGGAGATCAATCTTGGCCGAGACGCCGCCATGGCGCGGCAGGATGAAACCCTGCTGGACATCCTGATCCGCGCCTTTGCCGACCAGCTGACCAATGAGGTGCGCCGCGGGCTACCGCGGCAGTATCTTCGTTGTGAGGAAGACCTGCCGACCCTGCGCGGCCGGCTCGATGTCACCCGGCAGTTCACGACGCTGGCGGTGCGGCCGGACCGGCTCGCCTGCCAGTTCGACATCTTGTCGCCGGACACGGCGCTGCTCCAGGTGATGAAGGCGTGCGTGGTGTTCCTTGCCAGACAGGCCCGCCGCGCCGAAACCGTGCGCAGGCTCGCCGAGCTTCGCGTCGCCCTGGCCGATGTCGCCGACGTACACCCGCATCATTTGGCCTGGGACAAGATCGCAATCGACCGGTCGAACCGCCGCTGGCGCTCGCTCCTGGCGCTGGCGCGGCTGTTCCTGCGCCGCGACTGGCAGGCGACCCATAGGGCCAACGATCTGCGCGACCTGGCCGACGTCACCTTGTTGTTTCCCATGAACGACCTCTTCGAGGCCTATGTCGCGGCGCTGCTGCGCAAGGCCCTGGCCCCGGAAGGCTATGAAGTCGTCTCGCAAGGTGGTCTGCGCTATTGCCTCAACGAGATAGCGCCCGACGGCACCTTGGGCCGACCGTTATTCCGCACCAAGCCCGACTGCATGGTGCGCCGGAACGGCCGTACCGTGTTGGTGATCGACACCAAGTGGAAGCGTTTGACCGCCGCCGGCAGTGACCCAAAGCGTGGCGTCTCCCAAGCTGATGTCTACCAGCTCATGGCCTATGCCCGGCTCTACGACTCGGCACGACTAATGCTCCTCTATCCCCATCATCCGGACCTTGAGGGGGAGGGCGCGCTCGCACGTCACCGCCTCAATGTCCCCGGCGCCGATGAACGGCTGACGATCGCCAGCATCGACGTCGCGGCGGACCGTCTGGCGACCATGGCGTCGCTCAAGGCCTTGGTCCTCGGCGAAGCGATGGTCCCGGCCTGATGGTGGCTGAAGGCTACTGACTTACAGCTTGGGTGCCCACATGGCGATTTCGGCCAGAATCTCGTCGAAGGCGGGATGGCCGCGGAAATAGAGCGCGCTCGAGGCAATGTAGGCGTTCTGCAGCGTGGCCCGGGTCGCTGGGTCGCTGAGTACGAAGGCCTCGTTCTCGGCGACGACCGGATTGTCGGCCTTCGGGAACCGCTTGGCCTTGTGGTCGAGATACCCTTGCGTGCCGACAAACGCCTGCACGGTCGGATCCTGGAGCAAGGAATAGACGTCGTAGTAGTGGCGCATGAAGTTGGGTGGGAACGCGCCGGTTTCCTGCTGCTGGCGGAACTTGGTGGAGATCGCCTGCAGCTTTTCGACCAGTGTATGGCCCGGATGGTAGCAGGCGACGCCCAGGGCGCGGTTGTCGATGATCTCAACCTGGCTGGCGGCGAAGTCATAGGCCCACGAGCTGATATCGCGGGCTTCGTTGGGCGCGACATCGTCGAAGCCGACCTCCAGCAGCACGCCGTCTTTCAGGCCTTCGACCGATCCATTGATGCTGGCATAGGTCAGGCGAATGCCGGCGCTGCGATATTGGCGAGGGTCATCAAACGCCGTGTCGCGCTCGACCGAGGTGATGCCGTCGATGACGATGGTCTGCGCCAGCCGATCATAGAAGTCCTTGCGGCCTTGGACGTGAGCCGCCTTGTCGTGGTTACGGCCGATCATCACCGGCGGATCGGCCGGCGGCTCGATGCGGATGTCGATGTCTTCCGAGAAACGACTGATCAGTCCGTAGCCCTTGGAGAGCGATGTGCCGCCCTTCAGCTCGAAGGTCAGGCCCAGCTGCTGCAGGCCGTAGAGGCTCTGCATGATCCAATAGTCCTTCTCGACCAAGGCGGGCGCAATGCCCTGCGCCTGAGCGACGATCCGGATCAGATCGGCAAACTGACGATGGTTGTGCAGGAAATCACGCGGCATCCTGGGTTCCAACCTCGGCCAGGGCGCGGGCGAAGAACTTCTTGGCCCGCTCGGAGCCGTAGGACTGGGCGGCCTTTTTCACGCGCGCCCGGTCACTGGCGGCCAGCCGCGCCTTGACGCGCTCGAGCACGTCTTCGGCGCTTTCGCCGAGCTGATCGAGGTTGTTGACCAGGTCGACCATCAGAAACTCAGCCGTGAGCTTCTTCGGGAAGGCGGGCTTCATCCGAAAGTCGTAGGTGCGGCCGCCGAGCGCGAATTTGCCGTGGCGCTTGTGGTTATAGACCACGGTCTTGTTGTGCAGCTGGGTCGTGCCGACCCCAAGCGCATTGTACGCATTAGGCGAGGCCAGCAGGAACGGGCCGCCCTTGAGGAAGGTCGACACTAAGGTGTCGTCCTCGGGCGGGGCCTTCCCGAACACCGTCTGTTTGGGCGCATAGTAGAGGCCGCCGGCCAGCTTGGTCAGCACGCCGGCCTGCACCGCCTCCTTGAGGTGACGATCGACCGCCGTCGACCATTGGGCCAGGTCCGCCCGGCGATAGGTCTGCCCCGAGCGGAGCTTGGCCTTGAACTGGTCGAACTTGCTCATGGCTCCAACTTAGGCCTCCGCAGTCAGTTTGCAAGGAATGTCATTAAAAATCCATGCAAAATGAGTGGTGTTGCGTGGATGCCACCTTGGCCGGGATGGCGGCTTCGGGTCTAATGGCTAGATGATCCAGTCCACGACTCGTCTTAGCCGCGGCGCCCGCCTTCGGCGTTCGCGCCCTGCGTGGATCTACGTCGTGCTGGCCCTTGGCGGGATCGCCTTGGGCGGCTTAGGCCTGCTGTTCAAGCAATAGCGCTGTTCAGGGGAAGGCCTTCCCCTGCGACCGCACCTTGCGTCTCCGTCGACCCCTTAAAGCGGGGGCGCGCCGCAACGCCCCAGAAGTACGCGATCAGGTGCTTAGCGGCTAGCCGCCGTGCGCCGCGCAGTAACCACCCTTAGCGCGAGCTTCGAGCCATTCTCCTAATTCCAGCCCGGTAAGGCTCTTGGCCATGTTCCGGCAATGCTCGCCAGTCGTCGTCGTCCCGCCGCAACGTACCGATCCCCAACCCTCTAACCAGGTCAGATAGTCCTCTCGACTGACGTTCAACGACGCGGCGATCCCAAGGTCGGGGTCCTGCAGATAGAGGCGGATGTGTTCGGGCAGGAGGTCGACTCGCTGCACTCCCCAAAGACAAAGGGCGTCGATCGTCTTGGGCTGATTGCGCTGTGCATGCAGCGTCAGAACTTCCCGGTCAAAAGCCGTCGGCGCTGAGTTGCGAACCGGACGCTCGATATAGATTGTTGGCGTTTCCGGGCGGCGACTGGCGCGGCAAGGCTCGCAGATCGGTTGGACGCCGCGCTTCAGCTTCGCGGTCAGCACCCGCTTCATCTCGTCACGGCTGTGGACATCGACGGGCATGCCACAGATCGTGCACGCGACCGCGCTTGCCTGGGTCCCTGAAAGTTTGAAGAAGGCCTGCTGGGCCCTGCCGGCGGTAAGGCCCGTGGCCATTTCCGCCAATGGCGCAACGGGTACCTCTGGCATGTTCCAGTAGATCCACACGGCAAGACGACGCGCGAGTTCGGGGTCCTCGATCTTCGGCACTGCGGGCACGAGGGCCGCTTTGCGTTCCTGGACAACAGCCTCTGCCGCGCGAAGGGCGGCGACCGCTTCCGACAACTCGACAACGGCCGTGTCCAGCGCCGCAAGGCCAGGATGATCTGGACGTTCAGCCAAGGTGATGGGCGAGACCATGGTGCTCCTCGAGTGATTGAATCGGGCTGGCAGGATCCCATGGCGGGGTGATCACAGTGGCTGCCGCGTTGGTTTTCGGCCGGGCCCAGGTCGGCAGGGCATCGAGCGTTTCAAGTTCGAACCGCAATAGGGGATCAAAAAGTTCAGGCAGCAGACTTTCGATCGCCGACCACGGCGCCTCGTAGTCGAGCACAAAGTTACCGTCGCCCAGCGCCAGGGCGCGTTCCAGATGCTTGCCCACGCTGCCGAGCAGGAGATCGTTTGTGCCTGCGCGTCGGAGGATCTCCTGCATGATGAGGGCGAAGGGCAGGAGATTCTCGCTCGGCAGCTTGCTGTTCAGAAGTGCCTGAACATTGTCCTGCCGCGACGCGTAGTTGCGGAACGTGCCGTTAGCGTGGCTCAAGGCCGAGAAGACGACCGCGATCAGGTTGGCGATCAACCACTGGCCTTGATAGGTCTCCGCTTCCCATTGGCGCAGGCTGGGAACCGAGCCACAGAGATGGTCATTCGCCGCCAGAAACGCTGGCCCGCGCAGGTCGGCGTAAGAGAAGTCCGAACTCCGACCCCTTAGAGCGGCCCGCCATGGCGCCCGTGCTGCCTCGCCTCGCGCGAGTAGACCGGGTGTAATCCGATCTTCGAGGTAGGGCGGGCCCCTTGTGGGGAAAGTCAGGTCGTCGAGAGTGACTAGTCGGCCGGCGTCAAAGCTTCCGTCCGGCCCGCGAAGGTAGCATTTCAAGACCAAGGTTCGACGGGACAACGACTCCGCCACGGCCTCGTCATCCAATAGGAACGCGTTTCCCCGATGGCGAAGCACCACGTCTCGGAAGGATTGAGGAAGGTCGTGGGCCCGCATGTCGAGGCCGTAAAGCACCCAGAGCAGTCCGACCCCCTCGCGCTCATAGTGCAGGCAGCGCGCGGACACCTCGGTCTGGAAGGTATTTGAAAGCTGGATTTCAACCGCGATCTTCGGGGCGTTCCGGCGCAGAATCAGAACGTCGGGATAGCGACCGCGCTCGTTGTCTGTGGGAGTCAGATATTTCGACACCTCGGCTGAGATGCACCGGTCATCGCGGGCCGCCAGCTCGGCGATTTGCTCGCACAGCATCCGATGAGCGGCGGACTCTTGCGCGCCGCCATATTGGAGCGCCCGAGCATCGTCAGGATGCAGGGTCTCCCCGGTGTGCCAAGGACAGGTCGCATCGCCGCCCTTGAAGTGAGCGAAGTAAGGCAAACGAAGGCCACGAAACGCGCGCGCCTGGATGAAAATGGCCCCCGAGCACATAAGACACCGGGCGATGTGCCTGGGCGGTTGGGCGCGGCGGGCGTCAGTGATCGCGGATCGCAGCAGGCCCCATTCGGTCTCTGGTAGTCCTAGCAGCCGTTCCGCTGAGATCGGGCCTATGCCCTCCAGCAGCGCGTGCTCAATGATGCGTTTGGGTTGCTTGCTCATGGGTCTTGGCTGGGCGTTAGGCGGCGCCGGCCTCCTGGTGTCTCGGAGGCGCTTCGCTTCGATGGGCGTATCCGACGGCCCGGTCGTAGGCCGCCGATGAAGTTGTTCTGCACTCCTCGTCGGGGGTGTAACCGCGGCGGCATTTGGCGACCGTGATCTTGTTGAACGCGGCTAACGCGGCTTGCCTGGTTGAAAACCAGTAAGACTTCTCTTGGCCCCGGAAACCGATACGCCCCCAGTTGCGAACCAGCAGCACCTCCTCGAAGAGGCTGGGCTGGAGTTGTGCTGACCAGAACCTGGACATGTTGCGCGTGGGATCGACGCGGCGAAGCATCATCCGCGGCCAGTCGGTCGCCAGGGCATGTTGGGCGGTTGCCGAGCTCATGGGTGATCCTCCGGGTTTGGAGAAGATTCAGTGCGCCCGACGACGCTCAGGCGGCTTTCCGGCCGATCGAGGCCCCAGCGACGCATCGCGTAAAATTCGAGGGCTCGCCGGACGGTCACCGACAGTTCGCCGTCGATCCCGTAGTCCCAGCACACCGCGCGCTTTTGGTTTTCCTCAAGGTGAGCGGCCGGCGCCAGGGTGAGGGTCACCCAAGAGCACCAGTCGGTATCGAGCGGCAGATCGACGGCTCCAGACTCCGCCTGAGCTTGGTTCGGCGCCATGGCGATCCGCGAAAGGACGAAGTCTCTGAAGTCTTCGCGCAGGTGGCAGTAGGCCCGAACATGCCAGCGCTGACCGTCTGACACGAACGCTGTGGGCGTGATCGACCGATCCTCCGCCGTGGCGCGTCGCATGGTCTGGTAGGCGACATGGACTGTCTTGCGATCCCGTATGGCCCGGTACAGCCGCGCCATCAGGCCGACGTCGAGCGGCCTGTCCAAGGTCGGCAGCACTTCAACCGCCAGTCCCGCCTGCCGTGACCGTTCCAGCCAGGACTCGAGGGCGGGCGGACCGAACAGCGGTTCAAACGTCGACGCGGCCTCGTATCGTCTTTGGCGGGTATCGTAGATCACCTGTCCTGAGGGCAGGGCGGCGAGGTATGCCTTGAGGTCCAGCGCCGCCTGCGGCTGCGACACCCGGAACGTGTCGATCAGGTCGCGGCGATTGACCCGGCCTTCCCAAAAGAGAAGTCCGTCGAGAAACCTTTGCCTGGCTTCATACGCGTATCGCGGCGTGGGAGACGACATGCCGAGAGTCTAGTTGACCGCCAAGCTCTAGTCCATATAGAAACTATATAGACGGGAGGTTGGGGCTTAGATGCGGATCTTGCACACATCAGATTGGCATCTGGGCCGGACGCTGGCGCAGGAGAGCCTCCTCGACGACCAGGCCCAGCTCCTCGACCAGGTCTTCGCAGCGATCGTCGAACATCGCGTCGACGTGCTGATCATCGCCGGCGACCTCTTCGACCGGGCGGTGCCGCGCAAAGAAGCGGTTCAGCTGTTCAACGATTTCCTCGCCCGCGTTTACGCCGAGACCGGCGCGGCGATTGTAGCGATCGCGGGCAATCACGACGCCCCCGACCGCGTTAGCTTCAACTCGGCGCTGCAGGATCCGCGGCGCGTGTTGATCCGGGGTCCTTTGCGAGACCGACCTCACGCCTTGGTCTTGAGCGATGAGCACGGGCAGGTGGCTTTCTCGGCGCTGCCGTACTGCGAGATTTTCGCGGCGAGGGAGGCGTTCGACGATGTCGGCATCGCCAGTTGCGCCCACGCCCTCTCAGCCCAACTGGCGCAGGCCCGCCTGCATGTTCCGCCAGGCGCGCGATGGGTGGTGACGGCCCACGCCTTTGTGGAAGGGGGGCGGATCACCGAAACCGAGCGGCCCTTGGCTCAGGTGGGCGGTATCGAGACGGTCCCGTCAGCGATGTTCGATGGCGCGGCCTACGTCGCTCTAGGTCACCTTCATCGCGCGCAAGAGGCCGGCGCCGCTCACATCAGATACTGCGGCTCCTGGATGGGCTTCGGATTCGATGAGGCTGATGAGCTAAAGACTCTGAGCCTGGTGGAGCTGGACGCCGCCGGCGTGGCTAGAGTGACCGAGCTTCCGCTGGTCAGCCCGCGTCCGCTGCGGGTCGTGACCGGAAAGCTGGCGGACCTGGTCGCGGCCGGGCGCGCGCCTGAGGCGCTCGGGGCGGGTGCTCTGATCAAGGCGGTGCTGACCGACGAGGGCGCACTCATCGATGCCATCGGTCAGTTGCGCGCGGTCTATCCCCACGTGCTGCAGTTGGAACGCCTGAACCGGCTCGCCGCTGTCGGCCCGGGCGCCGGCGCAGCGGCGGTTGATCGGCAAGACCCGGTGAAGCTGGTGGCCGGCTTTCTCGATGCGGTGCGCGGGAGGGGGCC
This genomic interval from Caulobacter sp. NIBR2454 contains the following:
- the trbB gene encoding P-type conjugative transfer ATPase TrbB; translation: MTERHPVVLDRKVAALRQAMGPVIAAALADCMVVEVMVNPDGKIWIDRIGEGRSWTGELLAAADADRILRLLADHAGEVVTRDRPRVSATLPETGERFQGAFMPVVARPAFAIRKRPEVVFTLTDYVEGGMMSASQAETIRAAAEARQNLLIVGGTGSGKTTLANAILAEPAFAGDRVVLIEDTAELQCSAADQIQMLTKRTEPAVTMTDLVRDTLRLRPDRIVIGEVRDGSALDLLKAWNTGHPGGLATLHANSAAEGLNRLEDLIGEVTQRIPHRAIGQAIDLVIHIARTPGGRRVSELMRVTGWGEGGYVVQAA
- a CDS encoding type II toxin-antitoxin system HipA family toxin; translation: MKLAPGTPLAASLAFDDDQAALPVGRLAMAGGLAQLEWSPELIAAPVPVSALLYPPEPGLHPARGRDFEGLHGFLADSLPEGWGYLVMRRRLSKLGVSIETLSPLDRLALVGDHGRGALTYRPATAPPPEVASLDLDALAAESTAILTGHEGELADTLAALAGGSGGARPKVHVGFDAEGRISITEGETAAGHEAWIVKFAAPGDPPDIGPIEAAYAAMALTAGLDMAPYRLLPSKAGPGYFATRRFDRPRPGQRLHVVSLSGAVEAPWRTPASYDLFLRATVAITRHAEDLQAAFRRMVFNVLASNRDDHTRQHSYLMDAQGQWRLAPAYDLTYSAGPGGEHYLDVEGEGRNPTRAQVRALGRRHSLSDRLIDAIIEEVRAAVADWPRFAEYAGVTRASRAEILAAHQAVEAAFST
- a CDS encoding XRE family transcriptional regulator, encoding MGWPQLEAAQRAGVAYRTWRRLETEGQASLEDMVKAAVALRCEEALGALFPLPAASSLDALLAQQAARVPTRRVRAPRSRSTRPPTP
- a CDS encoding AAA family ATPase; translated protein: MGFPDADVDELIARGELPALLAKLSSYIGSREGAPPVSLVPQAENPDGQLRNLVAVTRLYGRFANGEDPNAHDTEADDVEDDTAEVGSDADDIRAAALKLYIDPARLKGETEVSIRAGDLHDALGLHQAHANVCQALGGAKFQQLAKVLPPRVEGPGQSTTTTYHFSLRPGSALATEGAAAVTKPTNLIFYGPPGTGKTYRTALEAVRLCDGDMPDERSDLMRRYGELEREGRIGFVTFHQSFSYEDFVEGLRPETAASEINGSAGFRLEPRNGVFREMAALADQARLAASAPRKAGGLDLAGRRFWKMGLGAIGTQDHIYDEAIAGNYVVLGWGGDVDWSDAAYEDIGAVRAKWAEVAPPDSQPSNVSQLHPFRSEMKKGDIIIVPYGNTAFRAIGEVTGDYAFVANPDGEYNHRRQVNWLLKLEKPLPLDSIVEGAFTMRTLYPINASRIRMEAVSRLIGGPGDAETGAPGVAPAFVLVIDEINRANISKVFGELITLLEADKRLGMENEIRVKLPYSGEMFGVPANLHLIGTMNTADRSIALLDTALRRRFTFEEIMPDPDLLRAAARRTGVDLVAVLKAVNERIEYLFDREHQVGHAFFMACQDRHDVDAVMRDRVIPLLQEYFFEDWSRLAMVLGEREGAKEGAFLNCDRIPPPPGFDGEDRWRWSVRPSFAPDAYQRLLGHAAVSTPANEEAAGAAETAAAE
- a CDS encoding McrC family protein, with the protein product MTHLSILEWDRVAVGEGRFSRRQADQLLAAARSHPLGGAEGTNILIDHHRWLRSQQVVGIVAGEGCSLEILPKIDQLGDAGSSEGRAGLRHRLVQMLDVALGLEINLGRDAAMARQDETLLDILIRAFADQLTNEVRRGLPRQYLRCEEDLPTLRGRLDVTRQFTTLAVRPDRLACQFDILSPDTALLQVMKACVVFLARQARRAETVRRLAELRVALADVADVHPHHLAWDKIAIDRSNRRWRSLLALARLFLRRDWQATHRANDLRDLADVTLLFPMNDLFEAYVAALLRKALAPEGYEVVSQGGLRYCLNEIAPDGTLGRPLFRTKPDCMVRRNGRTVLVIDTKWKRLTAAGSDPKRGVSQADVYQLMAYARLYDSARLMLLYPHHPDLEGEGALARHRLNVPGADERLTIASIDVAADRLATMASLKALVLGEAMVPA
- a CDS encoding nucleotidyl transferase AbiEii/AbiGii toxin family protein, which codes for MPRDFLHNHRQFADLIRIVAQAQGIAPALVEKDYWIMQSLYGLQQLGLTFELKGGTSLSKGYGLISRFSEDIDIRIEPPADPPVMIGRNHDKAAHVQGRKDFYDRLAQTIVIDGITSVERDTAFDDPRQYRSAGIRLTYASINGSVEGLKDGVLLEVGFDDVAPNEARDISSWAYDFAASQVEIIDNRALGVACYHPGHTLVEKLQAISTKFRQQQETGAFPPNFMRHYYDVYSLLQDPTVQAFVGTQGYLDHKAKRFPKADNPVVAENEAFVLSDPATRATLQNAYIASSALYFRGHPAFDEILAEIAMWAPKL
- a CDS encoding DUF6035 family protein, translating into MSKQPKRIIEHALLEGIGPISAERLLGLPETEWGLLRSAITDARRAQPPRHIARCLMCSGAIFIQARAFRGLRLPYFAHFKGGDATCPWHTGETLHPDDARALQYGGAQESAAHRMLCEQIAELAARDDRCISAEVSKYLTPTDNERGRYPDVLILRRNAPKIAVEIQLSNTFQTEVSARCLHYEREGVGLLWVLYGLDMRAHDLPQSFRDVVLRHRGNAFLLDDEAVAESLSRRTLVLKCYLRGPDGSFDAGRLVTLDDLTFPTRGPPYLEDRITPGLLARGEAARAPWRAALRGRSSDFSYADLRGPAFLAANDHLCGSVPSLRQWEAETYQGQWLIANLIAVVFSALSHANGTFRNYASRQDNVQALLNSKLPSENLLPFALIMQEILRRAGTNDLLLGSVGKHLERALALGDGNFVLDYEAPWSAIESLLPELFDPLLRFELETLDALPTWARPKTNAAATVITPPWDPASPIQSLEEHHGLAHHLG